In Marinihelvus fidelis, one genomic interval encodes:
- the imuA gene encoding translesion DNA synthesis-associated protein ImuA yields MRPAPRQAPGHPLVWRGGQRQHALPVLPSGHPVLDQHLPGGGWPVGALTELRPARPGLGEFWLLLPLLARVTHGGGWAILVNPPWIPYPPALRGHGIELKRLLRVQTGGAADTLWACEQALRGARGGTVLAWAGDDRRQGAFSQLRRLQLAARDGHKPAFLFAAPGDASRATPAALCLGLDAGKRGLEIRLLKCRGHRPAQPIHLRRPHDDDAIMMATPIPTGHA; encoded by the coding sequence ATGCGCCCGGCCCCGCGCCAGGCGCCGGGGCATCCGCTGGTCTGGCGGGGCGGCCAACGCCAACACGCGCTGCCTGTCCTGCCCAGCGGGCACCCGGTTCTGGATCAACACCTGCCGGGCGGCGGCTGGCCGGTCGGCGCGCTGACCGAATTACGCCCAGCCCGGCCCGGGCTCGGTGAGTTCTGGCTGCTATTGCCGTTGCTCGCACGGGTCACCCACGGTGGCGGCTGGGCCATCCTGGTCAACCCGCCCTGGATCCCCTACCCGCCGGCACTGCGCGGCCATGGCATCGAGCTGAAGCGCCTGCTGCGGGTACAGACCGGCGGCGCCGCGGATACCCTGTGGGCCTGCGAGCAGGCCCTGCGGGGCGCGCGGGGCGGCACGGTCCTGGCCTGGGCAGGCGACGACCGCCGCCAGGGTGCATTCAGCCAGCTGCGGCGCCTGCAACTGGCCGCGCGTGACGGCCACAAGCCGGCCTTCCTGTTTGCCGCGCCCGGCGACGCGTCGCGGGCCACGCCCGCGGCCCTGTGCCTGGGCCTGGACGCCGGCAAGCGTGGCCTGGAGATCCGGCTGCTGAAATGCCGTGGCCACCGCCCCGCACAGCCCATCCACCTGCGCCGCCCGCACGATGACGACGCCATCATGATGGCCACGCCAATCCCCACCGGTCATGCCTGA